The following proteins are encoded in a genomic region of Synechococcus sp. ROS8604:
- a CDS encoding type I polyketide synthase gives MVGWAKINSIEHKVMNNTNQVLVTVRPVGDWIKTTEKAVASGASVCLQTFGFEDHIEELWNQCLAKFITGIFAVSCKDFKTAKALQAIAELNGSALTRSLRVIIPWHRVSREQIVELNGLNPIPRLGSIQDVEQYAKSPWDQQNDPCVIIEGYESGALCGRDSQYILFQKALSCLNDCRMIVSGPIGLLSFSALNSQGIHSILLDEQTLLLHDSYLPLRTKQLLNRVNGRQSIVLRSALDNNEEVRCVSLPGKGAPGYLFGISIDASELNEIARWKSEWIFPVGEGIDLAKEFCIKYCTLGRVISAYRSIRVSRGLATRQPNTIADQFGVKYPIIQGPMSRVSDNAEFTASVARGGALPTIAAAMLSAEALEKILVKTAELVPDLPWGVGLLGFIDSTHLQSQISVLKNSSASFCILAGGTPAQAKEIASKNLRVFIHAPTPELLELFIKEGWRDFILEGRECGGHIGPLSSLNLWERSIKVVLEQSPAVGREVCLVLAGGIHDQTSASFAAYMIDDLAKVGATCGLLVGSAYLATREIVQDKAITPTYQEVTIECTNTVFLETSPGHQSRCADTAFSREFNAKRDELVRSQVPVREISNQLDRLILGRLRLASKGLQRGENGLLQVTEEDQLELGMYMLGEAVCLINNQTTIHQLHESIKAGLETPSKAAEFEITERASIREANEIYRGNLDIAIIGMSCKLPGANNPEQFWDLVVRARGQIKEIPEERWSIGDFYSADTKDPNKIHSRWGSFLDAVQFDPIEFGIPPQSLSSIDPAQLLALVCVKDALHNAGYFEDSIYDRESTCVILGYSGGLGELGQGYVMQAELAPLLNSHPQVEQLLPKWTSDSFAGILPNVSAGRVANRFNFGGTNCTVDAACASSLAALDVAVSKLRQGDVNMAVVGAIDTLQSPFAYFCFSETQALSPTGEAKSFTNEADGIVLGEGAGILVLKRLEDAEAAGDSIHAVIKGIGSSSDGRGRTMTAPSHQGQVQAFARAYEDAGVNPAMLGYYEAHGTGTPVGDRSEIRALTTFLEAKGSQSSHCAVGSVKTLIGHTKSTAGLAGLLKATLALKNKSIPIHSRVEEHIDEVVSSEAVYLPTGNLPWLKNESCKLRTAGVSAFGFGGTNFHVVLQEYVPEPVVDAEEVIEQPKIACGCRLLYFTADGGSLVQSIHSALTHSRQIEEECALNGYATSVNQLIADTIQSQDISTHLRSVAKDYAIILVDLSESDIADKLDIVHDLLQGKKDYSDMMRQWLVCQSESAGLQIKSKNADEIALLFPGQGSDYPGMGTTCMGAMPLRSHELLMQLIPDYLSRADVLDHYLFCKQEKGKAPAAELKQSLLAITEVAYLEILNHLEIPWSLGLGHSLGDFVSLHATGWMSDRQLVELLHSRGQAISNFKKDGYGMLVLFCSADQGNELLSSVASHSITLANINSPTQIVLSGPRSDLEIIEATCLRGGVSTQWMQANQPFHSVLMQQCNAIFSDCLGALELKADLPHSRQSILSTSPRSGPVTKENIRDLIRSHMTSGVDFIESAKQAEALGCSFFIEVGPKKVLSKLVRSSIDSLDSNVVSLDGPLGTEDFLRSIMQIASHGVPLNWTRLSTMLQPAESLYLNHSSVGVSNAVSKRPGYLYYVNGAHSWKSRYKLESSPQHNVHHALSEIARPFIEHIPAQNIPDTLLSPSVQSHSSNHQVALMNQPIQPTQSSQLSSLRLEAFRTYHETLRMMINSQTQVFSAFLGGSPQHSASLDNPDFIYTQQPFSDPTVSSDAISYSTPEAIHFTTPVTPSSNQKQPVQSSASSSQSNGNGGVIHHQTPSPTLTNPVPGPQHSQPVEVQVPSPTNGNGSIAAESTKIRNLDSGSILSQLTSLLSEKSGYPIELLDPDQDLESDLGIDSIKRIEVMGGLMSTLSDVSPEAIQSIQTGTRDLRTLRDVSEQIAAILNGSADREVAAEVSQPGK, from the coding sequence TTGGTTGGATGGGCTAAAATAAACTCTATTGAGCACAAGGTAATGAATAATACCAATCAGGTTTTGGTGACGGTTCGCCCCGTTGGAGACTGGATCAAGACCACAGAGAAGGCTGTAGCTTCTGGAGCATCTGTATGTTTGCAGACCTTTGGCTTTGAAGATCATATTGAGGAGCTTTGGAATCAATGCCTGGCCAAATTCATAACAGGCATCTTTGCTGTCTCATGCAAAGACTTCAAGACAGCTAAGGCGTTGCAGGCGATCGCTGAACTGAATGGCTCAGCGTTAACCAGATCATTGAGAGTCATTATCCCTTGGCATCGAGTCAGCCGTGAACAGATTGTTGAACTGAATGGATTGAATCCAATTCCCAGGCTGGGCTCCATTCAGGATGTAGAGCAGTATGCCAAGTCTCCCTGGGATCAACAGAATGATCCTTGTGTGATCATCGAGGGTTACGAATCGGGCGCACTCTGCGGACGTGATTCTCAATATATTCTTTTCCAAAAGGCTTTGAGTTGCCTTAATGATTGTAGAATGATTGTATCAGGGCCAATTGGGCTACTCTCATTCTCGGCACTTAACAGTCAAGGAATACATTCCATTCTACTTGACGAGCAAACACTGCTACTTCATGATTCCTATCTGCCACTGAGGACCAAGCAGTTACTGAATAGAGTCAATGGAAGGCAGTCCATTGTTTTGCGCTCAGCCTTGGATAATAATGAAGAAGTGAGATGTGTCTCGTTGCCTGGAAAAGGTGCTCCAGGGTATTTATTTGGAATTAGTATTGATGCTTCTGAGTTAAACGAAATTGCAAGATGGAAGTCTGAGTGGATATTTCCTGTTGGGGAGGGTATTGATCTTGCCAAGGAATTCTGTATAAAATATTGCACTCTCGGCAGAGTTATTTCTGCATATAGGTCTATTCGGGTATCTCGCGGTTTGGCTACACGACAACCGAATACAATTGCAGACCAGTTTGGTGTTAAATATCCAATAATTCAGGGCCCAATGTCACGCGTTAGTGATAACGCGGAATTTACAGCAAGCGTAGCGCGAGGTGGTGCTCTGCCTACCATCGCTGCCGCGATGCTATCGGCTGAAGCGCTTGAGAAAATTCTGGTAAAGACAGCTGAATTGGTTCCAGATTTACCTTGGGGAGTTGGACTACTTGGATTTATTGATTCAACACATTTGCAATCTCAAATCTCCGTTCTGAAGAATTCTAGTGCAAGTTTTTGCATCCTCGCCGGAGGGACTCCAGCACAAGCGAAGGAGATTGCATCTAAGAATTTACGTGTGTTTATTCATGCACCCACTCCTGAATTGCTCGAGTTATTCATAAAAGAAGGCTGGAGAGACTTTATCCTTGAAGGACGTGAATGCGGCGGACATATAGGTCCCTTGAGTTCTCTGAATCTTTGGGAACGATCTATCAAAGTTGTGCTTGAGCAAAGTCCTGCTGTTGGTCGAGAGGTCTGTTTGGTGCTGGCCGGGGGGATTCATGATCAGACTTCTGCATCTTTTGCTGCATATATGATAGACGATCTAGCCAAGGTTGGTGCAACGTGTGGGTTACTTGTTGGCTCTGCTTATCTTGCTACTCGTGAAATTGTTCAAGATAAAGCGATAACTCCAACATATCAGGAGGTTACGATCGAATGTACCAATACTGTCTTCTTAGAGACATCTCCAGGGCATCAAAGCAGATGCGCCGATACAGCATTTTCTCGAGAGTTCAATGCCAAGCGTGATGAGTTGGTCAGATCTCAGGTTCCTGTCAGGGAGATTTCTAATCAGTTGGATCGATTAATTTTAGGACGCCTGAGACTGGCTTCCAAGGGTTTGCAGCGAGGTGAGAATGGTTTGCTTCAGGTTACAGAAGAGGATCAACTTGAGTTAGGAATGTACATGCTTGGTGAAGCTGTCTGTCTGATTAATAACCAGACAACCATTCACCAATTGCATGAGAGCATTAAGGCAGGCTTGGAAACACCAAGCAAGGCGGCGGAATTCGAAATTACTGAACGGGCCTCTATTCGTGAAGCTAATGAAATTTATAGAGGGAATCTGGATATCGCCATCATTGGAATGTCTTGCAAGCTGCCTGGCGCTAACAACCCTGAACAATTCTGGGACTTGGTCGTTCGTGCTCGAGGCCAGATCAAGGAGATTCCAGAAGAGCGTTGGTCCATTGGCGACTTTTATTCAGCTGATACCAAGGATCCAAATAAAATACATTCTAGGTGGGGCAGCTTCTTGGATGCTGTTCAGTTTGATCCAATTGAATTTGGTATTCCTCCGCAATCCTTGTCTTCGATTGATCCAGCCCAGCTATTAGCACTTGTTTGTGTGAAAGACGCTCTTCACAACGCAGGCTATTTTGAAGATAGTATATATGATCGTGAATCTACGTGCGTCATCCTTGGCTATAGCGGTGGCCTTGGCGAATTGGGTCAAGGCTATGTAATGCAGGCGGAACTGGCTCCTCTTTTGAACAGCCATCCTCAAGTTGAACAGTTGCTGCCAAAGTGGACTAGTGATAGTTTTGCGGGTATTCTTCCAAATGTTTCGGCAGGTAGAGTTGCAAATAGATTTAATTTTGGTGGCACCAATTGTACTGTTGATGCTGCATGTGCATCCTCTCTGGCTGCTTTAGACGTCGCCGTTAGTAAGCTGAGACAGGGTGATGTCAATATGGCTGTTGTCGGAGCAATTGACACGCTTCAGTCTCCTTTTGCCTATTTCTGTTTTTCGGAAACTCAGGCCCTTTCCCCAACTGGTGAAGCCAAGTCGTTTACCAATGAAGCTGATGGCATTGTTCTTGGTGAGGGTGCTGGAATCCTGGTACTCAAGAGGCTCGAAGATGCAGAAGCTGCTGGAGATTCAATCCATGCCGTGATCAAGGGCATTGGCAGCTCGAGCGATGGTCGTGGCAGGACGATGACTGCCCCGTCCCATCAGGGACAGGTTCAGGCTTTCGCCCGAGCCTATGAGGACGCTGGCGTGAATCCAGCCATGCTTGGTTACTACGAGGCTCATGGGACAGGTACACCTGTTGGCGATCGATCCGAGATCAGAGCGTTGACTACATTCCTGGAAGCCAAGGGAAGTCAGAGTTCTCACTGTGCGGTGGGTTCAGTGAAAACTCTGATTGGTCATACAAAAAGTACTGCTGGATTAGCGGGTCTTCTGAAGGCCACACTAGCCTTGAAAAATAAGTCAATACCAATCCATAGCAGAGTTGAAGAACATATTGACGAAGTGGTAAGTTCTGAGGCTGTTTATCTACCGACTGGAAATCTTCCTTGGCTCAAAAATGAGTCATGTAAACTTAGGACTGCTGGCGTCAGCGCTTTCGGATTTGGGGGGACCAACTTTCACGTTGTATTGCAGGAGTATGTACCGGAACCTGTTGTAGATGCTGAAGAAGTAATCGAACAGCCCAAGATTGCCTGTGGATGCAGGCTTCTTTATTTTACAGCTGATGGTGGCAGCCTTGTTCAATCTATCCATTCAGCATTGACCCACTCCCGTCAGATTGAGGAGGAGTGCGCTCTGAATGGGTATGCCACATCTGTGAATCAACTTATTGCAGACACAATTCAGAGCCAAGATATCTCTACTCACCTTCGTAGCGTTGCCAAAGACTATGCCATCATTTTAGTTGATCTCAGTGAGTCGGATATTGCTGACAAGCTGGATATTGTTCACGACCTTCTGCAAGGAAAGAAAGATTATTCTGACATGATGCGTCAGTGGCTCGTTTGTCAGTCAGAATCGGCTGGACTTCAGATTAAATCCAAGAATGCTGACGAGATTGCTCTTTTGTTTCCAGGCCAGGGTTCTGATTATCCCGGAATGGGCACAACATGCATGGGAGCGATGCCACTTCGTTCCCATGAGCTGCTGATGCAACTTATACCGGACTACTTGTCACGCGCAGACGTCCTTGATCATTATCTCTTTTGCAAACAAGAGAAGGGCAAGGCTCCTGCTGCTGAACTGAAACAATCATTGCTAGCGATTACTGAGGTCGCATACCTCGAAATTCTTAATCATCTTGAAATCCCATGGTCATTGGGTCTTGGTCATAGTCTTGGCGATTTTGTAAGCCTTCATGCGACGGGATGGATGTCAGACAGACAGCTAGTCGAATTACTGCATTCTCGTGGCCAAGCTATCAGCAATTTCAAAAAGGACGGCTATGGCATGCTTGTCCTGTTCTGCTCGGCTGATCAAGGCAATGAATTACTAAGTTCGGTCGCGTCACACTCAATTACATTGGCCAATATCAATTCGCCAACACAAATCGTCTTGTCTGGTCCGCGCTCTGACCTTGAAATTATTGAGGCTACTTGTTTAAGGGGTGGTGTTTCAACCCAATGGATGCAAGCCAACCAACCATTCCACTCTGTTTTGATGCAGCAATGCAATGCTATCTTTTCGGATTGTTTGGGTGCCTTGGAGCTTAAGGCTGACCTTCCACATTCACGTCAGTCAATTCTTAGCACGTCCCCTCGGTCCGGTCCTGTTACTAAGGAGAACATTAGAGACCTCATCAGATCACATATGACTTCGGGAGTTGACTTCATTGAGTCTGCAAAACAGGCTGAAGCCCTTGGTTGCTCCTTCTTTATTGAAGTAGGACCAAAGAAAGTCTTATCGAAATTGGTTCGATCTTCTATTGATTCTCTTGATTCAAATGTAGTTTCTCTCGACGGTCCTCTAGGAACAGAGGATTTCTTGAGATCTATCATGCAGATTGCCAGTCATGGAGTTCCTTTGAACTGGACTAGGCTGAGTACAATGCTTCAGCCTGCTGAGTCTCTATACTTGAACCACTCTTCAGTAGGAGTTTCCAATGCAGTTTCTAAAAGGCCTGGCTACTTATACTACGTTAATGGTGCCCATTCATGGAAATCTAGATATAAGTTAGAGAGTAGTCCTCAGCATAATGTGCACCATGCTTTGTCGGAGATTGCAAGGCCATTTATTGAGCATATACCCGCTCAAAATATTCCAGATACACTTCTGTCGCCATCTGTTCAATCGCACTCTTCCAACCACCAAGTCGCCCTAATGAACCAACCCATCCAGCCCACACAGTCCAGCCAGCTCAGCAGCCTTCGGCTCGAAGCATTTCGCACATACCACGAAACGCTACGTATGATGATTAATTCACAGACACAAGTATTTTCAGCATTTTTAGGTGGCTCGCCACAGCATTCTGCCTCTCTTGATAATCCTGACTTTATTTATACCCAACAACCATTTTCTGACCCGACTGTTTCTTCGGATGCCATTTCATATTCCACACCTGAGGCAATTCATTTCACCACTCCGGTAACCCCTTCCAGCAACCAGAAACAGCCTGTTCAATCCTCCGCATCTTCATCCCAGTCGAATGGCAACGGAGGAGTCATCCATCATCAAACTCCATCTCCAACTCTAACCAATCCTGTTCCAGGTCCTCAACACAGCCAACCAGTAGAGGTTCAAGTCCCTTCGCCTACCAATGGAAATGGTTCAATAGCAGCAGAATCAACGAAAATCCGTAACCTTGACTCAGGTAGCATTTTATCCCAGCTCACTTCTCTTTTGTCTGAGAAGAGTGGTTACCCAATTGAATTGCTTGATCCCGATCAAGATCTTGAGTCTGATCTTGGGATTGACTCGATCAAGAGAATTGAAGTCATGGGAGGTTTAATGTCTACACTGTCAGATGTTTCTCCTGAAGCCATTCAAAGCATTCAAACCGGCACTCGAGATCTAAGAACCCTTAGGGATGTTTCTGAGCAAATTGCAGCTATTCTCAACGGATCTGCTGATCGTGAAGTTGCTGCAGAGGTTTCTCAGCCGGGAAAGTAG